The Polyodon spathula isolate WHYD16114869_AA chromosome 3, ASM1765450v1, whole genome shotgun sequence genome has a segment encoding these proteins:
- the LOC121312857 gene encoding little elongation complex subunit 1-like isoform X2: MMPGETHSQTAGIALDATIGICQNCTALQQNLNEYVAAILALKQKIIDTDHLLTEYQRKCDELQKVERESSTLHHQLDELLLKCTPLEKQNEKQIEEIEAMKSELEEKRSSIKVYQQTYLEIESLNQQNNKTEAANKKLEAQVKKLEETTTKQSQDIKKLKTEKNILEKDLKRIQKHLEKTEKLNQQKVLKHAWTQKNATEETKIDKTKIKLLLEELWMCIEPSAQVSQRKEIQHFSEETGMHCRRTRDSQHSMQTLFPGSPLKNHLHLKKSPFLSSPLKDHQHCNLASFPGSPLKDQQHCNLASFPGSPLKDQQHCNLASFPGSPLKDQQHCNLASFPGSPLKNQQRCKNAPFLSRPLKEMQFYNHLAIPVNDLAASIQLHNLAGPEVQLNTKHTRIKHTQMTESSSRERDHFNEDPILNKETGQRYLHNDFLHVSGDEQKGQSPAPGQNLDEILDWFKPLPPLLSPVHFSLPRNQDTLIGNAVYLSEEEEEEEVKFNSNELNKLCEGDKPSKNPESHNEPSLAPTVDLPLVGFSNNTSSTALLFHRPSPCILTETECDDKAILDQEMRESNPSFPEESTDVQSDSLQIGENSDCFNSSIDAKENDTLVDHLQKETSQHSSVKVEALEDCVLNSLASDEGNTGVLKSDSEQLKKIQSLQEPESSGTEYMEVEKVMQKETEKDTEAIKERLINSSADSATLSHFEDIIENNIKSPSPVASDDQNMLVVDSPTKGDLSPGGKEAQGSSAKVSSTFLETKESEIRQPQHSQSSGTTNTETVNEASVRCFQKQEISWTGELSCSRGCTKNEVVRSTETEIVGMTKTFTVSQKPNLKVTACVNISDGVDLAKENELSHNSSEFTEDEALLTKATEVETVAVNGSVSRKANLTGTTDKPNHDEADPTTAIEYTNNNTRCAEDETEHLAKSEMLTVADTCSGLQKVQLTGTCYKPNTDRTDPVKENTSSINSSACNEDEVRCAREVEIKRTETSFSLLQKSNLTPNAYSTNPNGADRIIAEKPTSYILESTLFTKSDDHFTTDVESSVEETSSDIIMLEERLCRKACPMTREESEDDQESFMLQRKVKKTKNKGNESSGLDEKGTNLCNSKGSVPEVLIDVQTPVDNKMSMNDNKALEMTEEEIPNIDLCEALKVKIDSKDLTTTDTSLNKHSDRSTSETATIENSELEQDEIAYKNKPEENMEICKNNIEVNGAECNIQVTSLDCVLTVEPDSQHSDNASDESLLCESLGIILSEDSESENISTKDCNTNNRVSPPVAPTTENKEAATVPSHRWQHPATVQNSTKARQKEKEPSQTALPVDTTDTPTSSKHSPDSISKVRTEMGPPLRPLLPPLIATPPRFLKSTSPSMSMCSRSSFPSLMENLVSPLREMPITLMSPLSDGPKSKSPLRVTPSPSDITKNRKVQTSPLQFCAATPRHAVPVPGRLPPSAIPAINSSPGMPQENSVRILDTMYPDLSARARTLNILKGNIQLNRCAFGVGSNMPGPVNQISGFKAINSSTAFTKTGKACEAENSCFGQPTERLRPMGLVDRAWKRPGVNLHLPKSSKKLRLDNDSPVAEKVNLPVASLEDSRAKYLHGSLEQPVDIKSSEMLKSQINPTEEAMSKAFEKIANCCLDLMPVIHSHVQVGNISQVPVLRDEEKEVIHEFCVVNKLADCLLVAILAKLKTEKKSMKSLYRQALCRVYVGICRQNGDLERARLFSYSILKEDFPESDKLTLFIASTWYSLFSLPGLINKAMQAVTRQRAKGQVLKCLSAYLGWEKNAPCDVEKLITGTLVALKTGVRMKFQPHDKCGEDLCPFVWEHIFATELLCSQLQWKWTHDNLICKELWPIMNKWVKQRKGIDQAGFTADITVAAVLRLIGRLGQLGLKKRYVESVKNVATVINTFGRHANAEGVPWGVQLATVYAIYDLAPSNPKEAMESLAAWRSETTRTVPPAVTSCITQMGSMCRQIR; this comes from the exons GGAGTCCAGCACACTCCATCATCAACTGGATGAACTTCTCTTAAAATGTACTCCACTTGagaaacaaaatgagaaacaaattgAGGAAATAGAAGCCATGAAATCTGAGCTTGAAGAAAAAAGG AGCTCCATAAAGGTCTACCAACAGACGTATCTGGAAATTGAAAGCCTAAACCAGCAGAATAATAAAACTGAGGCTGC GAATAAGAAGCTCGAAGCGCAAGTGAAAAAGCTTGAAG AAACAACAACCAAGCAGAGCCAAGACATCAAAAAGTTGAAAACTGAGAAAAATATATTGGAGAAAGATTTGAAGAGGATACAG aaacatCTTGAAAAAACTGAGAAACTAAATCAACAGAAAG TATTAAAACATGCATGGACTCAAAAGAATGCAACAGAGGAAACAAAAATTGATAAAA CTAAAATCAAGCTGCTTCTGGAAGAGCTTTGGATGTGTATAGAACCCTCAGCCCAGGTTTCACAGAGGAAGGAAATTCAGCACTTTTCTG AGGAGACTGGAATGCATTGCAGAAGAACCAGAGACTCGCAGCATTCCATGCAGACACTTTTTCCTGGTAGCCCATTGAAAAACCATCTCCATTTGAAGAAATCGCCCTTTCTCAGTAGTCCTTTGAAAGACCATCAGCATTGCAATCTAGCATCATTTCCTGGTAGCCCATTGAAAGACCAGCAACATTGCAATCTAGCATCATTTCCTGGTAGCCCATTGAAAGACCAGCAACATTGCAATCTAGCATCATTTCCTGGTAGCCCATTGAAAGACCAGCAACATTGCAATCTAGCATCATTTCCTGGTAGCCCATTGAAAAACCAGCAACGTTGCAAGAATGCACCCTTTCTCAGTAGGCCGTTGAAAGAAATGCAGTTTTACAATCACTTGGCCATTCCCGTAAATGATCTGGCAGCTTCTATTCAGCTACATAATTTAGCAGGACCTGAAGTGCagctcaacacaaaacacacaagaatTAAGCACACACAAATGACTGAAAGCAGTAGCAGAGAGAGAGATCACTTTAATGAAGATCCCATCTTAAATAAGGAAACGGGACAAAGATACTTGCATAATGACTTTTTGCATGTTTCTGGAGATGAACAAAAGGGACAAAGTCCAGCACCTGGGCAAAACCTTGATGAAATACTCGACTGGTTCAAACCTCTGCCACCACTCCTGTCTCCTGTGCATTTTTCATTGCCTCGTAATCAG gatACTTTAATTGGCAATGCAGTATATTTaagtgaggaggaggaagaagaggaagtaAAATTCAACAGCAATGAGTTAAATAAACTATGTGAAGGTGACAAACCCAGTAAAAACCCTGAATCCCACAATGAACCAAGCTTGGCTCCGACCGTGGATCTTCCTTTAGTTGGGTTTTCTAACAACACTTCATCCACTGCTCTGTTATTTCACAGACCCTCACCCTGTATACTTACAGAGACAGAATGTGACGACAAGGCAATTTTAGACCAAGAAATGAGGGAAAGCAACCCGTCTTTCCCAGAGGAGTCCACTGATGTTCAGAGTGACAGTTTGCAAATTGGTGAAAATAGTGACTGCTTTAATTCATCGATTGACGCTAAAGAAAATGACACATTGGTAGATCATTTACAAAAAGAAACCTCTCAACACAGCAGTGTGAAGGTTGAGGCCTTGGAAGACTGTGTTTTAAATTCTTTGGCATCTGATGAAGGAAACACAGGTGTTCTAAAATCAGATTCtgaacaactgaaaaaaatacaatcccTACAAGAGCCTGAAAGCTCAGGAACAGAATATATGGAGGTAGAGAAAGTAATGCAAAAAGAAACGGAAAAGGATACTGAAGCTATTAAAGAACGTTTAATAAATTCCTCAGCAGATAGTGCAACATTAAGCCACTTTGAGGatataatagaaaataacataaaaagcCCTTCTCCAGTGGCTAGTGATGATCAGAATATGCTAGTTGTGGATTCTCCTACAAAAGGTGATTTAAGTCCAGGGGGAAAAGAAGCCCAAGGTTCTTCTGCAAAAGTTTCTTCAACCTTCCTGGAAACTAAAGAATCTGAGATCAGACAACCTCAGCATTCACAAAGCAGTGGCACTACCAATACAGAGACTGTGAATGAAGCTTCTGTTAGGTGTTTTCAGAAACAAGAGATTTCTTGGACAGGTGAGTTGAGTTGCAGTAGAGGATGTACTAAAAATGAAGTGGTGCGCTCAACAGAAACCGAGATCGTAGGCATGACTAAAACTTTTACTGTCTCACAAAAGCCTAACTTAAAGGTAACTGCGTGTGTAAACATTTCTGATGGAGTAGATTTAGCAAAAGAGAATGAACTCTCACATAACAGTTCAGAATTTACTGAAGACGAAGCACTGCTCACAAAGGCAACTGAGGTTGAAACTGTGGCTGTAAATGGTTCTGTCTCACGCAAAGCTAATTTAACAGGAACTACTGACAAACCAAACCATGATGAAGCTGATCCAACAACCGCGATTGAatacacaaacaacaacacaagATGTGCTGAAGATGAAACAGAGCACTTGGCCAAGTCAGAGATGTTAACCGTGGCAGACACTTGCTCTGGCTTACAAAAAGTCCAGTTAACAGGAACTTGTTACAAACCCAACACTGATAGAACTGATCCAGTAAAAGAGAATACATCATCCATTAACAGCTCAGCATGTAACGAAGATGAGGTGAGATGTGCAAGAGAAGTAGAGATAAAAAGAACTGAAACTTCCTTTAGCTTATTACAAAAATCAAATTTAACCCCAAATGCTTATTCAACAAATCCTAATGGAGCTGACAGAATAATAGCAGAGAAACCCACCAGTTACATCTTAGAGTCAACCTTGTTTACAAAAAGTGATGATCACTTTACCACTGATGTGGAATCTTCCGTTGAAGAGACATCCAGTGACATCATTATGTTGGAAGAAAGACTTTGCCGCAAGGCTTGTCCTATGACGCGAGAAGAATCTGAGGATGATCAAGAGAGTTTTATGCTGCAGAGAAAGGTCAAGAAAACCAAGAACAAGGGTAATGAAAGCTCTGGTTTGGATGAAAAGGGGACCAATTTATGCAACTCCAAAGGGTCTGTGCCAGAGGTCCTCATAGATGTGCAAACACCAGTAGATAATAAGATGAGTATGAATGACAATAAGGCACTTGAAATGACTGAAGAGGAAATTCCAAATATTGATCTGTGTGAAGCATTGAAAGTAAAAATAGACAGCAAAGATCTTACCACAACAGATACTTCCTTAAACAAACATTCAGATAGAAGTACTTCAGAAACTGCAACCATTGAAAATTCTGAATTAGAACAGGATGAAATAGCATATAAGAATAAGCCAGAGGAAAACATGgaaatctgtaaaaataatatagAAGTTAACGGGGCGGAGTGCAATATACAAGTGACTAGTTTAGATTGTGTGTTAACAGTGGAGCCAGATTCCCAGCACAGTGATAATGCATCAGATGAAAGCCTTTTGTGTGAATCATTAGGGATAATATTGAGTGAAGATTCAGAATCAGAAAATATAAGCACAAAAGATTGTAATACAAATAATAGGGTATCCCCCCCAGTTGCACCCACAACTGAGAATAAAGAAGCAGCGACTGTACCTAGTCACAGATGGCAACATCCAGCTACAGTGCAGAATAGTACAAAGGCCAGGCAAAAAGAGAAAGAACCAAGCCAGACTGCCCTTCCTGTCGATACTACTGACACCCCAACCTCATCAAAGCATTCCCCAGACTCAATAAGCAAAGTTAGGACAGAGATGGGACCACCTCTCCGTCCACTACTGCCACCGCTTATAGCCACCCCACCAAGATTTCTAAAAAGCACCTCTCCTTCCATGTCCATGTGCAGTAGGTCATCTTTCCCTTCCCTTATGGAGAATTTGGTCTCTCCACTGCGAGAAATGCCAATAACACTCATGTCACCACTGTCTGATGGACCCAAGAGCAAATCTCCATTACGGGTCACCCCATCCCCATCAGATATAACCAAAAATAGAAAGGTCCAAACTTCCCCATTGCAGTTCTGTGCAGCCACCCCCAGGCACGCTGTCCCCGTTCCTGGTAGACTGCCTCCATCAGCAATTCCTGCAATCAACTCCTCCCCTGGTATGCCCCAAGAAAACTCTGTTAGAATCCTTGACACCATGTACCCAGATCTTTCAGCTCGTGCAAGGACTCTCAATATTCTCAAAGGAAACATTCAGCTGAACAGATGTGCATTTGGAGTTGGGAGCAATATGCCAGGACCAGTCAATCAGATCTCTGGTTTTAAAGCCATCAATTCTTCAACAGCTTTCACCAAAACTGGAAAAGCTTGTGAAGCAGAAAACAGCTGTTTTGGACAACCGACAGAGAGATTAAGGCCTATGGGATTGGTTGATAGAGCCTGGAAAAGACCAGGAGTAAACCTACATTTACCAAAAAGTTCCAAAAAGCTTCGTTTAGATAACGATTCACCAGTAGCAGAAAAGGTGAATTTGCCTGTTGCATCTCTGGAGGATTCCAGAGCTAAATATTTGCATGGGAGTTTAGAACAACCAGTTGATATTAAATCATCAGAAATGCTAAAATCACAAATTAATCCTACTGAAGAGGCCATGTCCAAGGCATTTGAAAAAATTGCAAATTGCTGTTTAGATTTGATGCCTGTTATTCATAGCCATGTCCAAGTTGGAAACATTTCTCAGGTACCAGTACTGAGAGATGAAGAGAAGGAGGTCATCCATGAGTTCTGTGTAGTAAACAAG CTTGCAGATTGTTTACTGGTTGCCATTCTTGCAAAACTGAAGACTGAAAAAAAGAGTATGAAGAGTTTATACCGTCAGGCCCTCTGTAGAGTTTATGTTGGAATTTGTCGGCAGAACGGAGACTTGGAAAGAGCCCGCCTTTTTTCATACAGTATTCTAAAAGAAG attttCCAGAGTCTGACAAGCTCACTTTATTTATTGCAAGTACTTGGTACAGTTTGTTCTCCTTGCCAGGGCTAATTAATAAGGCAATGCAGGCTGTTACCAGGCAACGTGCTAAAGGACAAGTTCTGAAGTGTCTCAGTGCCTATCTGGGCTGGGAGAAG AACGCTCCCTGTGATGTAGAAAAGTTGATTACTGGTACACTTGTTGCTCTAAAAACGGGCGTCCGTATGAAATTCCAGCCTCACGACAAATGTGGAGAGGACCTGTGCCCTTTTGTGTGGGAGCATATATTTGCAACAGAACTTTTGTGTTCCCAGCTTCAGTGGAAGTGGACACATGACAATTTAATATG caAGGAGCTTTGGCCAATAATGAACAAATGGGTAAAGCAAAGAAAAGGAATAGATCAAGCAGGGTTTACAGCCGATATTACAGTAGCCGCTGTCCTGCGGCTAATAG ggcgcCTAGGACAGCTAGGACTGAAGAAAAGATATGTTGAATCTGTGAAAAATGTTGCAACAGTCATCAACACGTTTGGCAGACATGCTAATGCAGAAG GTGTTCCCTGGGGTGTACAGTTGGCAACAGTGTACGCTATTTATGATCTGGCACCAAGCAATCCAAAGGAAGCCATGGAATCACTCGCAGCTTGGAGATCGGAAACTACCAGAACCGTCCCCCCTGCAGTTACCAGCTGTATAACACAAATGGGCTCCATGTGCCGTCAAATAAGATGA